A genomic stretch from Synechococcus sp. MU1643 includes:
- a CDS encoding DNA-directed RNA polymerase subunit gamma, whose translation MTNSNLRTENHFDYVKITLASPDRVMEWGQRTLPNGQVVGEVTKPETINYRTLKPEMDGLFCEKIFGPSKDWECHCGKYKRVRHRGIVCERCGVEVTESRVRRHRMGFIKLAAPVSHVWYLKGIPSYVAILLDMPLRDVEQIVYFNCYVVLDPGDHKDLKYKQLLTEDEWLEIEDEIYAEDSEIENEPVVGIGAEALKQLLEDLTLDEVAEQLREEINGSKGQKRAKLIKRLRVIDNFIATNARPEWMVLDVIPVIPPDLRPMVQLDGGRFATSDLNDLYRRVINRNNRLARLQEILAPEIIVRNEKRMLQEAVDALIDNGRRGRTVVGANNRPLKSLSDIIEGKQGRFRQNLLGKRVDYSGRSVIVVGPKLKMHQCGLPKEMAIELFQPFVIHRLIRQNIVNNIKAAKKLIQRADDEVMQVLQEVIDGHPILLNRAPTLHRLGIQAFEPKLVDGRAIQLHPLVCPAFNADFDGDQMAVHVPLAIEAQTEARMLMLASNNILSPATGEPIITPSQDMVLGSYYLTALQPGATKPDFGDRSCTFAGLEDVIHAFEDTRIGLHDWVWVRFNGEVQDDEELDAPSKSESLSDGTRIEEWSFRRDRFDEDGSLISRYILTTVGRVVMNHTIIDAVAAA comes from the coding sequence ATGACCAACAGCAACCTCCGCACCGAGAACCACTTCGATTACGTCAAAATCACCCTCGCATCACCCGATCGGGTGATGGAGTGGGGACAGCGCACCCTGCCCAACGGCCAGGTTGTCGGTGAGGTCACCAAGCCGGAGACCATCAACTACCGCACCCTCAAGCCCGAGATGGATGGGCTGTTCTGCGAAAAGATTTTTGGCCCTTCCAAAGACTGGGAATGCCATTGCGGTAAGTACAAACGGGTGCGTCACCGGGGCATCGTTTGTGAACGCTGCGGTGTGGAGGTCACCGAGAGCCGCGTGCGTCGTCACCGCATGGGCTTCATCAAGCTGGCTGCACCGGTCTCCCACGTCTGGTACCTGAAGGGGATCCCCAGCTACGTGGCCATCCTGCTGGATATGCCCCTGCGGGATGTGGAGCAGATCGTTTACTTCAACTGCTACGTGGTGCTGGATCCCGGCGACCACAAGGACCTGAAGTACAAGCAGCTGCTCACGGAAGACGAATGGCTGGAAATTGAAGACGAGATTTACGCCGAAGATTCCGAGATCGAGAACGAGCCCGTGGTAGGCATCGGTGCTGAGGCCCTCAAGCAACTGCTGGAAGATCTCACCCTCGATGAAGTGGCTGAGCAGCTGCGTGAGGAGATCAACGGCAGTAAGGGTCAGAAGCGCGCCAAGTTGATCAAGCGTCTGCGCGTGATCGACAACTTCATCGCTACCAACGCCCGTCCCGAGTGGATGGTGCTGGATGTGATCCCGGTGATTCCGCCTGATCTTCGTCCGATGGTCCAGCTCGATGGCGGTCGCTTTGCCACCAGTGATCTCAACGATCTCTACCGGCGGGTGATCAACCGCAACAACCGTCTGGCGAGGCTCCAGGAAATCCTGGCCCCTGAAATCATCGTCCGCAACGAGAAGCGGATGCTGCAGGAGGCCGTCGATGCCCTGATCGACAACGGCCGTCGGGGTCGCACCGTGGTAGGTGCCAACAACCGTCCGCTCAAGTCACTGAGCGACATCATCGAAGGCAAGCAGGGCCGCTTCCGTCAGAACCTGTTGGGTAAACGGGTCGACTACTCCGGTCGTTCCGTGATCGTGGTGGGTCCGAAGTTGAAGATGCACCAGTGCGGTCTGCCTAAGGAGATGGCGATCGAACTGTTCCAGCCCTTCGTGATCCACCGCCTGATCCGCCAGAACATTGTTAACAACATCAAGGCTGCCAAGAAGCTGATCCAGCGTGCCGACGATGAAGTGATGCAGGTGCTGCAGGAGGTGATCGACGGTCACCCGATCCTGCTGAACCGTGCTCCAACCCTGCACCGTCTCGGCATCCAGGCCTTCGAACCCAAGTTGGTGGATGGCCGCGCCATTCAGCTGCACCCCCTGGTCTGTCCAGCGTTCAACGCTGACTTTGACGGTGACCAGATGGCCGTTCACGTGCCTCTGGCCATCGAGGCTCAGACCGAAGCACGCATGCTGATGTTGGCCAGCAACAACATACTGTCGCCCGCCACAGGCGAGCCGATCATCACTCCGTCTCAGGACATGGTGCTCGGCTCCTACTACCTGACAGCGCTTCAACCCGGTGCCACCAAGCCCGACTTCGGCGATCGCAGCTGCACCTTCGCGGGTCTGGAGGATGTCATCCATGCCTTCGAAGACACCCGTATTGGGCTGCATGATTGGGTTTGGGTCCGCTTCAACGGTGAAGTTCAGGACGATGAAGAGCTGGATGCGCCCAGCAAGAGCGAATCCCTCAGCGATGGCACGCGAATCGAAGAGTGGAGCTTCCGTCGCGATCGCTTCGATGAAGACGGTTCCTTGATAAGTCGCTACATCCTCACCACGGTGGGCCGCGTAGTGATGAATCACACAATTATCGACGCGGTGGCCGCCGCCTGA
- the hisD gene encoding histidinol dehydrogenase: MSQPAVAPLRIVRDLEQAQTELQRLCSRTTQIQQGEARERVETILAAVRDRGDAAIADFTERFDGFRPEPMAVSPEALEHAWNSLPTNLRDALELAHRRITDFHQRQRPADLAVTGPHGEQLGRRWRPVERAGLYVPGGRAAYPSTVLMNAVPARVAGVKDVVICSPAGRSGAVSPVVLAAAHLAGVKTVFRLGGAQAVAAMAYGSESVPKVNVISGPGNLYVTLAKQAVYGQVAIDSLAGPSEVLVIADHSAKPDQVAADLLAQAEHDPLAAAVLITTDPALADGINSAVAEQLANHPRQEICEAALRDWGLVVVCDDLESCARLSDSFAPEHLELLVERPEPLADRIQNAGAIFLGPWSPEAVGDYLAGPNHTLPTCGAARFSGALSVETFMRHTSLIGFNRAALEATGSALQELATSEGLHSHAESVRRRLS, translated from the coding sequence GTGAGCCAACCGGCCGTTGCTCCCCTTCGCATCGTGCGGGATCTGGAACAGGCCCAGACAGAACTGCAACGGTTATGTAGCCGCACCACACAAATCCAGCAAGGTGAAGCCCGTGAGCGGGTTGAAACCATTCTTGCGGCGGTTCGCGACCGCGGCGATGCGGCCATTGCCGATTTCACCGAACGGTTCGATGGCTTCCGTCCAGAACCGATGGCGGTTTCCCCCGAGGCCCTCGAACATGCCTGGAATTCGCTGCCGACCAACCTGCGGGACGCCTTGGAGCTGGCCCATCGCCGCATCACCGACTTCCACCAACGCCAACGTCCCGCCGATCTAGCGGTAACGGGCCCCCACGGCGAACAGCTCGGGCGCCGCTGGCGACCGGTAGAGCGGGCAGGTCTGTACGTGCCCGGAGGACGCGCGGCCTACCCCAGCACCGTGCTGATGAATGCGGTGCCAGCTCGGGTCGCCGGCGTGAAGGACGTGGTGATCTGCTCCCCCGCAGGACGGAGTGGTGCAGTTAGCCCCGTGGTGCTGGCAGCGGCCCACCTCGCCGGAGTGAAAACGGTGTTCCGCCTCGGAGGTGCCCAGGCTGTCGCCGCCATGGCCTATGGCAGCGAAAGCGTGCCCAAGGTGAATGTGATTAGTGGCCCCGGCAACCTTTACGTGACCCTGGCGAAGCAGGCGGTGTACGGCCAGGTGGCAATCGATTCCCTGGCGGGACCAAGCGAAGTTCTGGTGATCGCGGACCACTCCGCTAAGCCCGACCAGGTGGCGGCGGATCTGTTGGCGCAGGCGGAGCACGACCCCCTGGCGGCGGCGGTGCTGATCACCACCGACCCTGCATTGGCCGACGGGATCAACTCTGCGGTGGCCGAACAACTGGCCAATCACCCCCGCCAGGAGATCTGCGAAGCCGCTCTGCGGGACTGGGGGCTGGTGGTGGTCTGCGACGACCTCGAGAGCTGTGCCCGCCTAAGCGACAGCTTCGCCCCCGAACACCTGGAGCTGCTGGTGGAGCGGCCCGAACCTCTAGCGGATCGCATTCAGAACGCCGGAGCCATTTTCCTGGGTCCCTGGTCCCCAGAAGCTGTGGGGGATTACCTGGCAGGCCCAAACCACACACTGCCGACCTGTGGAGCTGCGCGCTTCAGCGGGGCCCTGAGCGTTGAGACCTTCATGCGTCACACATCGCTGATCGGTTTCAACCGGGCTGCGCTGGAAGCAACTGGTTCAGCTTTGCAGGAGCTGGCCACCAGTGAAGGCCTGCACAGCCACGCTGAATCAGTGCGGCGGCGCCTCAGCTGA
- the rpoB gene encoding DNA-directed RNA polymerase subunit beta: protein MSSSAIQVAKTATYLPDLVEVQRASFKWFLDQGLIEELESFSPITDYTGKLELHFIGSEYRLKRPRHDVEEAKRRDATFASQMYVTCRLVNKETGEIKEQEVFIGELPLMTERGTFIINGAERVIVNQIVRSPGVYFKDEMDKNGRRTYNASVIPNRGAWLKFETDKNDLLHVRVDKTRKINAHVLMRAMGLSDNDVLDKLRHPEFYKKSIDAANDEGISSEDQALLELYKKLRPGEPPSVSGGQQLLQTRFFDPKRYDLGRVGRYKINKKLRLTIPDTVRTLTHEDVLSTLDYLINLELDVGGASLDDIDHLGNRRVRSVGELLQNQVRVGLNRLERIIKERMTVGETDSLTPAQLVNPKPLVAAIKEFFGSSQLSQFMDQTNPLAELTHKRRISALGPGGLTRERAGFAVRDIHPSHYGRLCPIETPEGPNAGLINSLATHARVNEYGFIETPFWKVENGVVLKDGDPIYLSADREDEVRVAPGDVATEDDGRITADLIPVRYRQDFEKVPPEQVDYVALSPVQVISVATSLIPFLEHDDANRALMGSNMQRQAVPLLRPERALVGTGLETQVARDSGMVPISRVNGTVTYVDANAIVVQDEDGNDHTHFLQKYQRSNQDTCLNQRPIVRCGDPVIVGQVMADGSACEGGEIALGQNVLIAYMPWEGYNYEDALLVSERLVTDDLYTSVHIEKYEIEARQTKLGPEEITREIPNVAEESLGNLDEMGIIRVGAFVESGDILVGKVTPKGESDQPPEEKLLRAIFGEKARDVRDNSLRVPGTERGRVVDVRIYTREQGDELPPGANMVVRVYVAQRRKIQVGDKMAGRHGNKGIISRILPREDMPYLPDGTPVDIVLNPLGVPSRMNVGQVFELLMGWAASNLDCRVRIVPFDEMYGAEKSQQTVETFLKEAAKQPGKGWVYDPEDPGKLQLRDGRTGLPFDQPVAVGYSHFLKLVHLVDDKIHARSTGPYSLVTQQPLGGKAQQGGQRLGEMEVWALEAYGAAYTLQELLTVKSDDMQGRNEALNAIVKGKPIPRPGTPESFKVLMRELQSLGLDIAVYTDEGKEVDLMQDVNPRRSTPSRPTYESLGVADYDED from the coding sequence ATGAGCAGCAGCGCGATTCAGGTCGCCAAGACCGCCACCTACCTCCCTGATCTGGTGGAGGTGCAGCGGGCCAGCTTTAAGTGGTTTTTGGATCAAGGTCTGATCGAGGAGCTGGAAAGCTTCTCTCCGATCACGGATTACACCGGCAAGCTGGAGCTGCACTTCATCGGTAGCGAGTACCGGCTAAAGCGCCCCCGCCATGATGTGGAAGAGGCCAAGCGTCGCGATGCGACCTTCGCTTCTCAGATGTATGTGACCTGCCGCCTGGTCAATAAGGAGACCGGTGAGATCAAGGAGCAGGAGGTGTTCATCGGCGAATTGCCGCTGATGACCGAGCGCGGCACGTTCATCATCAACGGCGCTGAGCGCGTGATCGTGAACCAGATCGTGCGTAGCCCGGGTGTCTATTTCAAAGATGAAATGGACAAGAATGGTCGGCGCACCTACAACGCCAGCGTCATCCCCAACCGGGGTGCCTGGCTGAAGTTTGAGACAGATAAGAACGACTTGCTCCACGTTCGTGTGGACAAGACCCGCAAGATCAACGCGCACGTGCTCATGCGTGCCATGGGTCTGTCTGACAACGACGTGCTCGACAAGCTGCGTCACCCCGAGTTTTATAAGAAGTCGATTGATGCCGCGAACGACGAGGGCATCAGCTCGGAAGACCAGGCGCTGCTTGAGCTTTACAAGAAACTGCGTCCAGGTGAACCCCCCTCAGTGAGTGGTGGTCAGCAGCTGCTGCAGACCCGTTTTTTCGATCCCAAGCGCTACGACCTCGGTCGGGTCGGCCGCTACAAGATCAACAAGAAGCTGCGTCTCACCATCCCCGACACGGTGCGCACCCTCACCCATGAGGACGTGCTCTCCACTCTCGATTACCTGATCAACCTGGAGCTTGATGTCGGCGGCGCCAGCCTCGATGACATCGACCACCTCGGCAACCGCCGCGTGCGTTCCGTGGGTGAACTCCTGCAGAACCAGGTTCGTGTGGGTCTGAACCGTCTCGAGAGGATCATCAAGGAACGGATGACCGTTGGAGAAACCGATTCGCTGACCCCAGCACAGTTGGTCAATCCCAAGCCTCTCGTGGCAGCGATCAAGGAGTTCTTCGGCTCCAGCCAGCTGAGCCAGTTCATGGACCAGACGAACCCTCTGGCTGAGCTCACCCACAAGCGCCGCATCTCGGCTCTTGGACCTGGTGGTCTCACCCGTGAGCGTGCAGGCTTCGCCGTGCGTGACATTCACCCCTCCCACTACGGCCGTCTCTGCCCGATTGAGACGCCGGAAGGTCCCAACGCCGGTCTGATCAACTCCCTGGCCACCCACGCCCGGGTCAACGAGTACGGCTTCATCGAAACTCCGTTCTGGAAGGTCGAGAACGGTGTCGTCCTGAAGGATGGCGATCCGATCTACCTGTCTGCAGACCGGGAAGACGAAGTGCGCGTTGCCCCTGGTGATGTGGCCACCGAGGACGACGGCAGGATCACAGCCGATCTGATTCCTGTGCGTTACCGCCAGGATTTCGAGAAGGTCCCTCCTGAGCAGGTCGACTACGTCGCCCTCTCACCGGTGCAGGTGATTTCCGTGGCAACGTCCCTAATCCCCTTCCTGGAGCACGACGACGCCAACCGCGCCCTGATGGGCTCAAACATGCAGCGTCAGGCTGTGCCGTTGCTGCGTCCCGAGCGTGCCCTGGTGGGTACCGGCCTGGAAACCCAGGTGGCCCGCGACTCCGGCATGGTGCCGATTTCCCGGGTGAATGGCACTGTCACCTATGTGGATGCCAATGCCATCGTTGTTCAGGACGAGGACGGCAACGACCACACCCACTTCCTGCAGAAGTATCAGCGCTCCAACCAGGACACCTGCCTGAACCAGCGCCCGATCGTTCGCTGTGGCGATCCGGTGATCGTCGGTCAGGTGATGGCGGATGGCTCGGCCTGTGAAGGCGGTGAGATCGCCCTGGGTCAGAACGTTCTGATCGCTTACATGCCCTGGGAGGGTTACAACTACGAGGACGCGCTGCTGGTCAGCGAGCGTCTGGTCACTGACGACCTCTACACATCGGTTCACATCGAGAAGTACGAGATCGAAGCGCGTCAGACCAAGCTCGGACCCGAGGAAATTACCCGCGAGATTCCCAACGTCGCTGAGGAAAGTCTCGGCAACCTCGACGAGATGGGCATCATCCGCGTTGGTGCTTTCGTTGAAAGCGGCGACATCCTCGTTGGCAAGGTGACGCCCAAGGGCGAATCTGATCAGCCACCTGAAGAAAAGCTGCTTCGCGCGATCTTTGGTGAGAAGGCCCGCGATGTGCGCGACAACTCCTTGCGTGTGCCCGGCACCGAGCGTGGCCGCGTTGTGGATGTGCGCATCTACACCCGTGAACAGGGTGATGAGCTGCCCCCCGGCGCGAACATGGTGGTGCGGGTTTATGTGGCCCAGCGCCGCAAGATCCAGGTCGGCGACAAGATGGCCGGCCGCCACGGCAACAAAGGCATCATCAGCCGCATCCTTCCCCGGGAGGACATGCCCTATCTGCCCGACGGCACCCCGGTCGACATCGTGCTCAATCCCCTGGGTGTGCCGAGCCGGATGAATGTGGGTCAGGTGTTCGAGTTGCTGATGGGTTGGGCGGCGTCCAACCTGGATTGCCGCGTGCGCATCGTTCCCTTTGATGAGATGTACGGGGCTGAGAAGTCCCAGCAGACCGTCGAGACCTTCCTCAAGGAAGCCGCCAAGCAGCCCGGCAAGGGTTGGGTGTACGACCCTGAGGATCCCGGCAAGCTGCAGTTGCGTGATGGTCGTACCGGTCTGCCCTTCGATCAGCCCGTGGCCGTGGGCTATTCCCACTTCCTCAAGCTGGTTCACCTGGTGGACGACAAGATCCACGCCCGTTCCACTGGCCCCTACTCCTTGGTCACCCAGCAGCCCCTGGGCGGTAAGGCACAGCAAGGCGGTCAGCGTCTGGGTGAGATGGAGGTGTGGGCACTTGAGGCCTATGGCGCCGCTTACACCCTGCAGGAACTGCTCACGGTCAAGTCCGACGACATGCAGGGCCGCAACGAGGCCCTCAACGCCATCGTCAAAGGCAAGCCGATCCCCCGCCCCGGTACGCCGGAATCCTTCAAGGTGCTGATGCGCGAGCTTCAGTCCCTGGGTCTAGACATCGCCGTCTACACCGATGAAGGCAAGGAAGTGGACCTGATGCAGGACGTGAACCCACGTCGCAGCACCCCCAGTAGGCCCACCTACGAATCCCTCGGCGTCGCGGATTACGACGAGGACTGA
- the rpsT gene encoding 30S ribosomal protein S20 — MANNKSAKKRIEIAERNRLRNRTYKSSMRTLMKRCFAACDAYSVTPGDEAKASVQIYMRAAFSKIDKAVKVGVLHRNNGANQKSRLSAAVRKVLEPAS; from the coding sequence GTGGCCAATAACAAGTCAGCCAAGAAGCGGATTGAGATTGCTGAGCGCAACCGTCTGCGCAACCGCACCTACAAGTCGTCGATGCGCACCCTGATGAAGCGCTGCTTCGCCGCTTGTGATGCCTACAGCGTGACCCCTGGTGATGAAGCCAAGGCCAGCGTGCAGATCTATATGCGTGCCGCCTTCAGCAAGATTGACAAGGCCGTGAAAGTTGGTGTGCTGCACCGCAACAACGGTGCCAATCAGAAGTCCCGCCTCAGCGCGGCCGTGCGCAAGGTACTCGAGCCCGCCAGCTGA
- the rpiA gene encoding ribose-5-phosphate isomerase RpiA, producing MADLQTQMKQAVADAAVEQIKDGMVLGLGSGSTAALMIQGLGAKLASGELKDIVGVTTSFQGEVLAAELNIPLLSLNAVSRIDLAIDGADEVDPGFQLIKGGGACHVQEKLVAARADRFVVVVDSTKLVDRLNLGFLLPVEVLPGAWRQVKQQLEALGCSAELRMAQRKAGPVVTDQGNLVLDAKLEGGIADPVALEQIINNIPGVLENGLFVNITDEVLVGEIADGVAGVRSLEQRLS from the coding sequence ATGGCTGATCTTCAGACCCAGATGAAACAGGCGGTGGCTGACGCCGCTGTTGAACAGATCAAGGACGGCATGGTGCTGGGCCTAGGATCAGGTTCCACCGCAGCGTTGATGATTCAGGGCCTAGGGGCCAAGCTCGCCAGCGGCGAACTTAAAGACATCGTTGGTGTGACCACCTCCTTTCAAGGAGAGGTGCTGGCCGCGGAGCTCAACATCCCACTGCTCAGCCTCAACGCCGTCAGCCGGATTGATTTAGCCATCGATGGTGCCGACGAAGTCGACCCTGGCTTCCAATTGATCAAGGGCGGCGGCGCTTGCCACGTGCAGGAAAAACTCGTGGCGGCACGGGCGGATCGTTTTGTTGTGGTAGTGGACTCCACCAAACTGGTGGACCGTCTCAACCTCGGTTTTCTGCTGCCGGTGGAAGTGCTGCCAGGGGCCTGGCGCCAAGTGAAGCAGCAGCTGGAAGCCCTCGGATGCAGCGCTGAGCTACGCATGGCCCAGCGCAAGGCCGGTCCTGTGGTTACCGATCAGGGCAACCTTGTGCTGGATGCCAAACTTGAAGGTGGTATTGCCGATCCAGTGGCTTTGGAACAGATCATCAACAACATCCCCGGTGTGTTGGAGAACGGCCTGTTCGTCAACATTACCGATGAGGTGTTGGTCGGCGAGATTGCCGATGGCGTGGCGGGTGTCCGCAGCCTGGAGCAGCGCCTCAGCTGA
- a CDS encoding TatD family hydrolase, whose product MSPTPTLIDSHCHIVFRNFDDDLDEVASRWREAGVGALLHACVEPSEIPAIRALADRFPEMRYSVGVHPLDTEHWRDDTVAVLRRAALEDDRVVAIGELGLDLFRDKNLEEQLAVLRPQLDLAVELNLPVIIHCRDAAEPMLEELRARKAQGSCPGGVMHCWGGTPDEMHHFLDLGFYISFSGTVTFPKAEPTHDCARQVPEDRFLVETDCPFLAPVPRRGKRNEPAFVASVATRVAELRGVDLDSVACSSTSNARRLFGLP is encoded by the coding sequence GTGTCCCCCACCCCGACGTTGATTGACAGCCACTGTCACATCGTCTTTCGCAACTTTGATGACGACCTCGATGAGGTGGCCTCACGCTGGCGTGAGGCTGGGGTTGGTGCTCTGCTGCACGCCTGCGTTGAACCCTCTGAAATTCCGGCGATCCGCGCCTTGGCTGATCGGTTTCCGGAGATGCGTTATTCCGTCGGCGTCCATCCACTGGACACCGAGCATTGGAGGGATGACACGGTGGCTGTGCTGCGTCGGGCGGCCCTCGAGGACGATCGGGTGGTCGCTATCGGTGAACTCGGACTCGATCTGTTCCGTGACAAGAATCTGGAGGAGCAGCTTGCTGTGCTGCGTCCTCAATTGGATCTAGCGGTGGAGTTGAACCTGCCGGTGATCATTCACTGCCGGGATGCAGCCGAGCCGATGCTGGAGGAACTGCGGGCCCGCAAGGCGCAGGGCAGTTGCCCTGGAGGGGTGATGCACTGCTGGGGCGGCACCCCTGATGAAATGCACCACTTTCTCGATCTCGGTTTCTACATCAGCTTCAGTGGCACTGTCACCTTCCCCAAGGCGGAGCCCACCCACGACTGTGCCCGTCAGGTGCCGGAGGATCGTTTCCTGGTGGAAACAGATTGCCCTTTTCTGGCCCCTGTGCCCCGCCGCGGCAAGCGCAACGAGCCGGCCTTTGTGGCCTCCGTTGCAACGCGGGTGGCCGAGCTCCGCGGCGTGGATCTCGACAGCGTGGCCTGCAGTAGCACCTCCAACGCCCGGCGTTTGTTCGGACTCCCTTAA